The Gloeocapsa sp. PCC 73106 genomic sequence CTTTTTGGGGAGTTTCAAGATAGCATCGGTATTGGTAATTTAAGAGCATTTACAGCAATATTCGCGCTTGTTTAGGACAATTGAAACCGGGCTTAATAATTATCTGGTCTACTTTTCCTCTTTCCCCTTTTCCCTGAAAAACCCTACAAGGTGCGCGAGTGCGCTCTACTTGGCGAGCCTGGGTGAGTGCGTGTAGAACAGTTGTCATTAATGTTAGCAAACAAAATAAAGAGTGTCAAATGAAAAACTACTGTTATAGTAGGAAAAGCTCTGTAAGCGCAATATTCGCGTTTGTTTAAGACAATTGAAACCCAATTGAAGGGCGCGATCGGCGACTGGGAGAGGTAGAGGTGAGAGTGGCGCTATAATTACTGAGTGATATCCTTAAACCCTGACAAGCATTCATCCTACACCGATTTGGATTATTGCTTTTTTATGGTCAAATATGGTGTAGGGCTTCTGCCTGAAAGAGCTAAAGTAAAAAATAGCCAATTTTGATTAATTTTTTCTCTATGATTATGATTCAGTCGAGATCTAAACTGCTCAAGTCTTCTTTGATAGCCATACAAGTAGGACTGTTTTTGATAAGTCAACATACTTTTTTCCCCACCTCTAGTCCCGCTCAACAGTCATTTTCTTTACCAAAACCCGTAAAACCTGTACCTCCTCCAGCACAACTTCCTAGACCCACTTTTGGAATAGGTAACCCCATACCCAATCAAAATCCTCCGGTTACCGAAGAGAATATCTCCAGACAATTTAGCGTTTATCGTCTAGATGTAGATGATGTTGTCTCTGTTAACGTGGAACAATTTCCTGAATTTAATTTTATCGGTCCCATCGACAGCGAAGGTAATATTTTGGTTCCTATTTTAGGAAGAGTCTCCATCGCTGGATTGACTCTGGAAGAAGTGGAAACTAAGATTAGTGTTGAATTGGGAAATCGTTTTTTATTAACAGAGCCAGTGGTATTTGCCGTTTTGGCAACACCCCGTCCAGTCAGAGTCACTTTAATTGGAGAGGTGTCTAGACCGGGTTTTTATACGGTAGATTCCACCACTCTCCTGAGTGATATTTTATCTTTTTCCGGTGGTACCACGAACACCGCTGATTTAAGAAATGTCATAGTGCGTCGCTCTTTATCTGATGGAAGTGTGATTGAGCAAAGAATTGATTTATATACTCCTCTGATAACTGGGAGTAATGTTCCGAAAGTCCCTCTTCAAGGAGGAGATACAGTGATCGTTTCTCGATTAGAAATCGGTGATGATCAAGATTATGACAGAGTTTTAATATCTCGCAGTACATTGCCTGTACAAGAAATTACAGTCAGACTCTTAGCGCCTGTACAACCTTCAGGTCAAGTGTTACAAAATTTGGTTTTACCCAATGGTAGCGATTTTTTAGATATAATCGCGGCGGTTCCTTTGGCGGATGTTCTGCGTGTTAACGTTACAGATGTGACTTTGCTGAGGTTTGACCCAGAAAGAGGTAGAGTTATCACTCAGAGTCTAAATATCAGAGCTATCCTCAACGGAGATCTTTCTTATGTAGTTCCTTTACAAGAGGGAGATGTAGTAGTTGTGGGTCGCACGCTTCTAGGTAAAGTTTTTGCAGCGTTTAACGTTCTAACCCAGCCAATTCGAGATTTAGAAAGCTTTTGGCGAGTTTTCAATCGCGGATTTTAGATAATAATGTACCTTTCTGAGATTTTAAAATTATGACCCCTCCTCTGATTAAACGTTTTTTAATTGCTTTTAACGAACATAAACTACTAAGTTTGCTGATCTTTACTTTGATTGTAGGTACTTCCATTGTTTTCGCGATTCAACCTCAATCCAAGCAAGACAAAACTTATAAGCTCGTCGGTAAATTTTCTTTTACTCATCCACCGTCGATTTCTACAATCCCAGGACAACAGGACCAATTACAT encodes the following:
- a CDS encoding polysaccharide biosynthesis/export family protein, encoding MIQSRSKLLKSSLIAIQVGLFLISQHTFFPTSSPAQQSFSLPKPVKPVPPPAQLPRPTFGIGNPIPNQNPPVTEENISRQFSVYRLDVDDVVSVNVEQFPEFNFIGPIDSEGNILVPILGRVSIAGLTLEEVETKISVELGNRFLLTEPVVFAVLATPRPVRVTLIGEVSRPGFYTVDSTTLLSDILSFSGGTTNTADLRNVIVRRSLSDGSVIEQRIDLYTPLITGSNVPKVPLQGGDTVIVSRLEIGDDQDYDRVLISRSTLPVQEITVRLLAPVQPSGQVLQNLVLPNGSDFLDIIAAVPLADVLRVNVTDVTLLRFDPERGRVITQSLNIRAILNGDLSYVVPLQEGDVVVVGRTLLGKVFAAFNVLTQPIRDLESFWRVFNRGF